A window from Micromonospora profundi encodes these proteins:
- a CDS encoding RidA family protein, translating to MTHNSPRVVHDVPDASFPDWYPSSPVVTAGPFAFTASMSATDFDNGGLAEAAQVEPGLPLHSGHPVKKQVREVYRRLDSALTVAGSSLDQGVCINQWQPTFHTDGRLDPEWTPRYQTHWEDWRFGAHSYIQGRDEFLLSDRPASCLLPVERLLATDTHIEIQLISLLNDSGIEKRAYAHDVHNPLGGYSVGVESGPYLFSAGFIPTDFESGLHPNARVPQHIWYGNQVAAETDETLRQIRITMEAAGGQWSDVIKVVIYLTPEGVRQLPAIDEVWAKHWPTEPPARTIVPVSGIGGVKGGNVEIYVIVARPEHGGDRHIVHTDNALAPIGHQVQAVRSGSLLFLSTQLGRTASGAPDSALARSLPHTRRHIVDQVRRIHDDVAAICTAAGTSIENAVRADLFLSDLEDVPAVFQAWPEPFTNGLPAAGFYEIPKGFQEVPGCDLSVDLIVHIP from the coding sequence ATGACCCACAACAGCCCCCGCGTCGTCCACGACGTACCCGACGCGTCTTTCCCTGACTGGTACCCGAGCAGCCCGGTCGTCACCGCCGGCCCGTTCGCGTTCACCGCCTCGATGAGCGCCACCGACTTCGACAACGGCGGGCTCGCCGAGGCAGCCCAGGTCGAGCCCGGCCTGCCGCTGCACAGCGGCCACCCCGTGAAGAAGCAGGTTCGCGAGGTGTACCGCCGCCTCGACTCCGCACTCACCGTCGCCGGGTCGAGCCTCGACCAGGGCGTGTGCATCAACCAGTGGCAGCCGACCTTCCACACCGACGGTCGCCTGGACCCGGAGTGGACGCCGCGCTACCAGACCCACTGGGAGGACTGGCGCTTCGGCGCGCACTCCTACATCCAGGGCCGCGACGAGTTCCTCCTGTCCGACCGCCCGGCGAGCTGCCTGCTGCCCGTCGAGCGTCTCCTCGCCACCGACACCCACATCGAGATTCAGCTCATCTCGCTGCTCAACGATTCCGGCATCGAGAAGCGGGCGTACGCGCATGACGTCCACAACCCGCTCGGCGGCTACTCGGTCGGTGTCGAGTCCGGCCCGTACCTGTTCAGCGCCGGTTTCATCCCCACCGACTTCGAATCGGGTCTGCACCCGAACGCCCGGGTGCCGCAGCACATCTGGTACGGCAACCAGGTCGCCGCGGAGACCGACGAGACGCTGCGCCAGATCCGCATCACGATGGAGGCGGCCGGCGGACAGTGGAGCGACGTCATCAAGGTCGTCATCTACCTGACGCCCGAGGGCGTCCGGCAGTTGCCCGCCATCGACGAGGTCTGGGCCAAGCACTGGCCGACCGAGCCGCCGGCGCGCACCATCGTCCCCGTCTCCGGCATCGGCGGGGTCAAGGGCGGCAACGTCGAGATCTACGTCATCGTGGCGCGCCCCGAGCACGGCGGCGACCGCCACATCGTGCACACCGACAACGCGCTCGCGCCCATCGGGCACCAGGTCCAGGCCGTCCGCAGCGGCTCCCTGCTGTTCCTCTCCACCCAGCTCGGACGTACCGCCTCGGGTGCGCCCGACAGCGCCCTCGCCCGGAGCCTGCCGCACACCCGCCGGCACATCGTCGACCAGGTACGGCGCATCCACGACGACGTCGCGGCGATCTGCACGGCCGCCGGCACGTCGATCGAGAACGCGGTCCGCGCCGACCTGTTCCTGTCCGACCTCGAGGACGTACCCGCCGTCTTCCAGGCCTGGCCGGAGCCCTTCACCAACGGGCTGCCCGCCGCCGGGTTCTACGAGATCCCCAAGGGCTTCCAGGAGGTCCCCGGCTGCGACCTCAGCGTCGACCTCATCGTCCACATCCCGTGA
- a CDS encoding CocE/NonD family hydrolase, translating into MSSEAYRTVTETNARIDEVRDGMRILWDVTITMDDGLPLAADVFLPEQPGQYPVLISYGPYAKGLPFQEGYPTAWEALSSSHPDVAEGSSCAYQNWEVVDPEKWVPHGYAVVRVDSRGCGRSPGYIEHFSARETADYVACIEWAADQPWSTGKVGTSGVSYFGMNQWQVASERPRGLAAVCIWEGASDFYRDASHHGGILSTFWEHWYDKQIKVVQYGLGDRGPVNPITGLNVCGDETLSDDQLAANRSDFGAIIRSHPLLDDWYRERSGVLENIEVPLLSAGNWGGSGLHLRGNVEGFLRAGSAQKWLEMHGLEHWTTYYTDYGRQIQLAFFDHFLKGVDNGWDQRPPVSLLVRSPGEVYEERAASAWPLPETAWQRLELDPVRLDLVEKGGAEAGSVEFSGEQDVTFRLPVSDADREVSGPVSAKLFVSTDSDDADIFLTVRLFDSEGKEVTFAGAVDPNAPISMGWLRLSHRELDEAASSEWRPIHTHSRTLPVEAGTVYEVDVEVWPTCIVVPAGHTLAVTIGGRDYENPELKDAVTMSNFKNAMKGCGPFLHDDPIDRPAQRYATRVRVHCGGDHRSSILLPFQER; encoded by the coding sequence GTGAGCAGCGAGGCGTACCGGACCGTGACCGAGACCAACGCCCGCATCGACGAGGTCCGCGACGGCATGCGGATCCTGTGGGACGTCACCATCACGATGGACGACGGCCTGCCGCTCGCCGCCGACGTGTTCCTGCCGGAACAGCCCGGACAGTATCCGGTGCTGATCAGCTACGGCCCGTACGCCAAGGGTCTGCCCTTCCAGGAGGGCTACCCCACGGCGTGGGAGGCGCTGTCGAGCAGCCACCCCGACGTCGCCGAGGGCAGTTCCTGCGCGTACCAGAACTGGGAGGTCGTCGACCCGGAAAAGTGGGTGCCGCACGGGTACGCCGTCGTGCGGGTCGACTCCCGGGGCTGCGGCCGTTCGCCCGGCTACATCGAGCACTTCTCCGCACGCGAGACGGCTGACTACGTCGCGTGCATCGAGTGGGCGGCGGACCAGCCCTGGTCGACAGGCAAGGTCGGCACCTCGGGGGTGTCGTACTTCGGGATGAACCAGTGGCAGGTCGCGTCGGAGCGGCCACGCGGTCTCGCCGCGGTCTGTATCTGGGAGGGCGCGAGCGACTTCTACCGCGACGCGTCCCACCACGGCGGCATCCTGTCGACGTTCTGGGAGCACTGGTACGACAAGCAGATCAAGGTCGTCCAGTACGGCCTCGGTGACCGTGGCCCGGTCAACCCGATCACCGGTCTGAACGTGTGCGGCGACGAGACCCTCAGCGACGACCAACTCGCCGCGAACCGGAGCGACTTCGGCGCGATCATCCGCTCCCACCCGCTGCTCGACGACTGGTACCGCGAGCGCTCCGGCGTGCTGGAGAACATCGAGGTGCCGTTGCTCAGCGCCGGCAACTGGGGCGGCTCCGGGCTGCACCTGCGCGGCAACGTCGAGGGCTTCCTGCGCGCCGGCAGCGCGCAGAAGTGGCTGGAGATGCATGGCCTGGAGCACTGGACGACGTACTACACGGACTACGGGCGACAGATCCAGCTCGCGTTCTTCGACCACTTCCTCAAGGGCGTCGACAACGGCTGGGACCAGCGCCCGCCCGTGAGTCTGCTCGTCCGCTCGCCCGGCGAGGTCTACGAGGAGCGGGCCGCGTCCGCGTGGCCGCTGCCCGAGACGGCGTGGCAGCGCCTCGAACTCGACCCGGTCCGGCTCGACCTCGTCGAGAAGGGCGGGGCCGAGGCGGGATCCGTCGAGTTCTCCGGCGAGCAGGACGTCACGTTCCGGCTCCCGGTGTCGGACGCCGACCGCGAGGTCAGCGGCCCGGTCTCGGCGAAACTGTTCGTGTCGACCGACTCGGACGACGCCGACATCTTCCTCACCGTGCGGCTGTTCGACAGCGAGGGCAAGGAGGTCACCTTCGCCGGTGCCGTCGACCCCAACGCGCCGATCAGCATGGGGTGGCTGCGCCTGAGCCACCGCGAGCTCGACGAGGCCGCCTCCTCCGAGTGGCGGCCGATCCACACGCACTCGCGCACCCTGCCCGTCGAGGCGGGCACCGTGTACGAGGTCGACGTCGAGGTGTGGCCGACCTGCATCGTCGTTCCCGCCGGTCACACGCTCGCGGTGACAATCGGCGGCCGGGACTACGAGAACCCGGAGCTCAAGGACGCGGTGACGATGTCCAACTTCAAGAACGCGATGAAGGGCTGCGGGCCGTTCCTGCACGACGACCCGATCGACCGCCCGGCGCAGCGGTACGCCACCCGGGTGCGCGTGCACTGTGGAGGCGACCACCGATCGAGCATCCTGCTGCCCTTCCAGGAGCGCTGA
- a CDS encoding PucR family transcriptional regulator: MSADSVGLPQLPPWLREALRSAVSAELVERVVAVDLDAAFDHLRDDEEFVAQLTASVTENVRTLHRVAMGEVRIEELDLVQPRRLAVVQARRRVVQASLQLSYRVGFLTVWRDWVARLDAVETDPARRGEGARLLTELVMAYQNAALAQVAREHMLSEESLQRSRDHLRFRLVKDLLSDDHVPDKFELLGLGYDIDADHIAVATRGDAGGTDWVRRAQSTCAVTDVLHHPEQDGTQVRFLARRAWTADARTGLRRLLVEGGIAAEVSAPARGLEGLRHSYGQIGRVRRIREAFAGKHRRHQLAGDGVLEYADVRLEAIFLDDLPMAAQLVEEELAALSGTGSGLDVLRETLCVWLRERNYAATARALHLHENTVRNRIHRIEEMLGHDLQSRQAELMLALRLHDLLAGLDETVTPIRRVR, from the coding sequence GTGTCCGCGGACTCCGTGGGTCTCCCGCAGCTTCCCCCGTGGCTGCGGGAGGCCCTACGGTCTGCCGTCTCGGCGGAACTGGTCGAGCGGGTCGTGGCAGTCGACCTCGACGCGGCCTTCGACCATCTGCGCGACGACGAGGAGTTCGTCGCGCAGTTGACAGCGAGCGTCACGGAGAACGTGCGCACCCTGCACCGGGTGGCGATGGGCGAGGTCCGCATCGAGGAACTCGACCTCGTGCAGCCCCGGCGCCTCGCCGTGGTCCAGGCCCGGCGGCGCGTCGTGCAGGCATCACTGCAACTGTCGTACCGGGTCGGGTTCCTCACCGTCTGGCGGGACTGGGTGGCCCGCCTCGACGCCGTCGAGACGGACCCGGCCCGCCGGGGCGAGGGCGCCCGCCTGCTCACCGAACTCGTCATGGCCTACCAGAACGCGGCACTGGCCCAGGTCGCCCGGGAGCACATGCTCTCCGAGGAGAGCCTCCAGCGGTCGCGGGACCACCTCCGCTTCCGCCTCGTCAAGGACCTGCTCAGCGACGATCACGTACCGGACAAGTTCGAACTGCTCGGGCTCGGCTACGACATCGACGCCGACCACATCGCGGTGGCCACTCGCGGCGATGCCGGCGGCACCGACTGGGTACGACGCGCCCAGAGCACCTGCGCGGTGACGGACGTCCTGCACCACCCCGAGCAGGACGGCACCCAGGTGCGCTTCCTCGCCCGCCGCGCGTGGACCGCCGACGCGCGGACGGGACTACGCCGGCTGCTTGTCGAGGGCGGTATCGCCGCCGAGGTCAGCGCACCCGCCCGCGGTCTTGAGGGGCTGCGCCACAGCTACGGCCAGATCGGGCGGGTTCGTCGGATCCGGGAGGCGTTCGCCGGGAAACACCGACGCCATCAGCTCGCCGGCGACGGCGTCCTCGAATACGCCGACGTCCGCCTGGAGGCGATCTTCCTCGACGACCTGCCCATGGCGGCGCAGCTCGTCGAGGAGGAACTCGCGGCCCTCAGCGGCACTGGCAGCGGGCTCGACGTGCTGCGCGAGACTCTGTGTGTCTGGCTGCGCGAGCGCAACTACGCGGCGACAGCGCGCGCCCTGCACCTGCACGAGAACACGGTGCGCAACCGCATCCACCGGATCGAGGAGATGCTCGGCCACGACCTCCAGTCCCGCCAGGCCGAACTCATGCTCGCGCTGCGCCTGCACGACCTGCTCGCCGGCCTGGACGAGACCGTCACACCGATCCGCCGTGTGAGGTGA
- a CDS encoding flavin reductase: MTVVRTPHVDRDHFRNVVGCFATGVAILTSRGVQARAGMTVSALTSLSLDPPMVLVCVNRSVPTERSIAEAGTFCLNILGEGQEQLALQFARPSDDKFTGVRTHDGVLGNPVLTDALASIECEVSDTVQAGSHSIFIGRALDAQAREGLPLTYFRGGFGGLTLDRFNQVYQRLRDMILAREIDGNDDIDVPQLARRLDVEPAAVLAGLSTLRREGLVTSTDYGHRVAPFTVDDAAEAFEARAIIETGIADLTVGSVTGENLAVLDQLCSELCGFILNDEFTDFDAYLAANDRFHRFLVGLSGNRRAIAQYEALAMPTIMAQSFGKTRKSSSQFVDVHKRIVGGYQQRDLDAVKTAMRQYAVLATERARELLTSHGGSV, encoded by the coding sequence ATGACCGTCGTTCGGACGCCACACGTTGACCGTGACCATTTCCGCAACGTCGTCGGCTGCTTCGCCACCGGCGTCGCCATCCTCACCTCGCGGGGCGTCCAGGCACGCGCGGGCATGACGGTGAGCGCGCTCACCTCGCTGTCGCTCGACCCGCCGATGGTGCTGGTGTGCGTGAACCGGTCGGTACCGACCGAGCGCAGCATCGCTGAGGCTGGCACCTTCTGCCTCAACATCCTCGGCGAGGGTCAGGAGCAGCTGGCGCTACAGTTCGCCCGCCCCAGCGACGACAAGTTCACGGGCGTACGCACCCACGATGGTGTCCTCGGCAATCCCGTCCTCACCGACGCGCTCGCCTCGATCGAGTGCGAGGTGTCCGACACTGTGCAGGCGGGCAGCCACAGCATCTTCATCGGTAGGGCGCTTGACGCGCAGGCGCGCGAGGGCCTGCCCCTGACGTACTTCCGCGGCGGGTTCGGTGGCCTCACCCTCGACCGCTTCAACCAGGTGTACCAGCGGCTGCGGGACATGATCCTCGCGCGGGAGATCGACGGCAACGACGACATCGACGTCCCGCAGCTGGCCCGACGCCTCGACGTCGAGCCGGCAGCCGTCCTCGCCGGACTGTCGACACTGCGCCGGGAAGGGCTCGTCACGTCGACGGATTACGGCCACCGGGTCGCACCCTTCACCGTCGACGACGCCGCGGAGGCGTTCGAGGCGCGCGCGATCATCGAGACGGGGATCGCCGACCTGACGGTCGGCTCGGTCACCGGGGAGAACCTGGCCGTCCTCGACCAACTGTGCAGCGAACTGTGCGGGTTCATCCTCAACGACGAGTTCACCGATTTCGACGCCTACCTCGCGGCCAACGACAGGTTCCACCGCTTCCTCGTCGGCCTGTCGGGCAACCGCCGCGCCATCGCCCAGTACGAGGCGCTGGCCATGCCGACCATCATGGCGCAGAGCTTCGGTAAGACCCGGAAGAGCTCCTCGCAGTTCGTCGACGTCCACAAGCGGATCGTCGGCGGCTACCAGCAGCGTGACCTGGACGCCGTCAAGACGGCGATGCGGCAGTACGCGGTCCTGGCCACCGAGCGGGCCCGGGAACTGCTCACCTCACACGGCGGATCGGTGTGA
- a CDS encoding LLM class flavin-dependent oxidoreductase, whose amino-acid sequence MRLGYFAMPLHRPGRLWTETLHEDREAVILADRLGFHDAFIGEHLTDNLENITNSMLFLATLVNDAPRIKLATGTTNLSHQHPALVAANAAMFDHLTGGRFIFGISPGALPSDAEVLGILDEDRNAMFAEAIEVILKIWEGEPPYDIVSASGRFNVSTRRSMDLPLGVGYLPKPLQSPRPEIVGTVVAPFSKGVVEMGRKDFHPLSANFLLPQWVATHWGKYVEGKQAAGVEADPADWRIARTVFVADTEQEARAYGRDDANSPYRFYYEQMLRKMTKLGRLGLFKRDRNEPDEAITIERVLDDLVICGTAEQVAEQLVAFQEETGPFGELVYAGLDWVDEKLARRSMELMATEVMPLVERHGSGA is encoded by the coding sequence GTGAGACTCGGATACTTCGCCATGCCGCTGCACCGTCCCGGACGTCTGTGGACGGAGACCCTCCATGAGGACCGTGAGGCGGTCATCCTCGCCGATCGGCTCGGTTTCCACGACGCCTTCATCGGTGAGCACCTGACGGACAACCTTGAGAACATCACCAACTCGATGCTGTTCCTGGCGACGCTCGTCAACGACGCGCCACGGATCAAGCTGGCAACCGGGACGACGAACCTGTCCCACCAGCACCCGGCGCTCGTAGCGGCGAACGCGGCGATGTTCGACCACCTGACCGGTGGCCGGTTCATCTTCGGCATCAGCCCGGGGGCGCTGCCGTCGGACGCCGAGGTGCTCGGCATCCTCGACGAGGACCGCAACGCGATGTTCGCCGAGGCCATCGAGGTCATCCTCAAGATCTGGGAGGGCGAGCCGCCGTACGACATCGTCTCTGCCAGCGGGCGCTTCAACGTCTCGACGCGACGGTCGATGGACCTGCCGCTCGGCGTGGGCTACCTGCCCAAGCCCCTGCAGAGCCCGCGTCCGGAGATCGTCGGCACCGTCGTCGCGCCGTTCTCCAAGGGCGTCGTGGAGATGGGCCGCAAGGACTTCCACCCCCTGTCGGCGAACTTCCTGCTCCCGCAGTGGGTGGCCACGCACTGGGGCAAGTACGTCGAGGGCAAGCAGGCCGCCGGGGTCGAGGCGGACCCGGCTGACTGGCGGATCGCGCGGACGGTCTTCGTCGCCGACACCGAGCAGGAGGCCCGTGCCTACGGGCGCGACGACGCGAACAGCCCCTACCGCTTCTACTACGAGCAGATGCTGCGCAAGATGACCAAGCTCGGGCGGCTGGGTCTGTTCAAGCGCGACCGCAACGAGCCGGACGAGGCCATCACCATCGAGCGGGTCCTCGACGACCTCGTCATCTGCGGTACGGCCGAGCAGGTGGCCGAGCAGCTCGTCGCCTTCCAGGAGGAGACCGGCCCGTTCGGGGAACTCGTCTACGCCGGCCTCGACTGGGTCGACGAGAAGCTCGCGCGCCGGTCGATGGAACTCATGGCGACCGAGGTCATGCCGCTCGTCGAGAGGCACGGCAGCGGTGCGTGA